From the Megalops cyprinoides isolate fMegCyp1 chromosome 21, fMegCyp1.pri, whole genome shotgun sequence genome, one window contains:
- the si:dkeyp-92c9.2 gene encoding cyclin-dependent kinase 5 activator 1, with product MGTVLSLSPGSRKASYYDDRPSSLSHYPSLSSHSLSGQKERSIKRHSILLPALTWKRLVASTKKRGSRKGCVTGGPGGPGGPGGPLNNNNNYQRDVAHLNHQNVKKSLSCANLSSYDGPALGFGRPQLPSVKRATSAVSSSPKRVIVQASTSELLRCLGQFLCDRCYRLKHLSPAEPVLWLRSVDRSLLLQGWQDLAFVTPANVVFLYMLCRDVVDGDLMASERELQATLLTCLYLSYSYMGNEISYPLKPFLVEPGKEAFWDRCLHIIDVMSGKMLRINADPHFFTQVFAELKSEGGCSPQDYSRVLDR from the coding sequence aTGGGCACGGTGCTGTCGCTGTCGCCGGGGTCGCGGAAGGCCAGTTACTATGACGACCGGCCCAGCTCGCTCAGCCACTACCCCAGCCTCAGCAGCCACTCTCTGAGCGGGCAGAAGGAGCGCAGCATCAAGCGCCACTCCATCCTGCTGCCCGCCCTCACCTGGAAGCGGCTGGTGGCCTCCACCAAGAAGAGGGGCTCCCGGAAGGGCTGCGTGACGGGCGGTCCCGGAGGCCCCGGGGGCCCCGGGGGCCccctcaacaacaacaacaactaccaGAGGGACGTGGCGCACCTCAACCACCAGAACGTCAAGAAGTCGCTCTCCTGCGCCAACCTCTCCAGCTACGACGGGCCGGCGCTGGGCTTCGGCCGGCCCCAGCTGCCCTCGGTGAAGCGGGCGACGTCGGCCGTCAGCTCCTCGCCCAAGCGGGTGATCGTGCAGGCCTCCACCAGCGAGCTGCTGCGCTGCCTGGGCCAGTTCCTGTGCGACCGCTGCTACCGGCTCAAGCACCTGTCCCCGGCCGAGCCGGTGCTCTGGCTCCGCAGCGTGGACCGctcgctgctgctgcagggctggCAGGACCTGGCCTTCGTCACGCCCGCCAACGTGGTCTTCCTCTACATGCTGTGCCGGGACGTGGTGGACGGCGACCTGATGGCCAGCGAGCGGGAGCTGCAGGCCACCCTGCTCACCTGCCTCTACCTGTCCTACTCCTACATGGGCAATGAGATCTCCTACCCGCTCAAGCCCTTCCTGGTGGAGCCGGGCAAGGAGGCCTTCTGGGACCGCTGCCTGCACATCATAGACGTCATGAGCGGCAAGATGCTCCGCATCAACGCCGACCCGCACTTCTTCACGCAGGTGTTCGCCGAGCTGAAGAGCGAGGGGGGCTGCAGCCCGCAGGACTACAGCCGGGTTCTGGACCGGtga